AACAAGCGAATCCTCGATGAGGTCGCCACTGTCCCCTCTaagaggttgaggaacAAGATCGCTGGTTGTGAGTCTATGCAACTTACAAAATAAGTTTGCAGACACTGACCAGAGGACAGTCACCACCCACTTGATGAAGCGAATCCAGAAGGGTCCTGTCCGAGGTATCTCTTTCAGGttgcaggaggaggagagggagcgAAAGGACCAGTGCGTTTTATTTCTCTTGTCATTAAGCTCATTTGCTGATATGTCCCCAGGTACGTCCCCGAGGTCTCTGCCCTTGCCGCTTCCGAGGAGTCTCCCCTCGAGGTCGACGCCGAGACCAAGGACCTCCTCAAGTCTTTGGGTATGGACGACCTTTCCGTCAACGTCATCAACGTCACCGCCAACGCTCCCCGAGAGAGGAAGTCTCGATTCGTCCCTGGTGCGGGCCGTGCTTagagggaggatgatgatggggttTTGTACCTTTGAGATGAGACTACTTTGAGCTATGCGTCTTCTGTTGGGTTTGATTCGGCTTGTTGGAATCGATGTTTATTTTGAAGAAATCGGGCGGGCTTCTTCTGATCACGTCCTTTGCCTCCGATTGTTGCAGTCCGGCTAGAGTGCAAAGCGCATGAGATTAAGAAGACGTTTGAATTAGTCATTATACATGTTGCAAAGTACAAAACGtttctctcgtcttctaTGATGTTGTTAAACTGTACAAGTACACATTGGAGGCTTATAACAAGGCAGTGCCGCAGCGGTAATCGACGTTCACGGTTGTCGCcgtatcatcatcattatttTTAACCTTGAAAATCTACTCCcaagccttcttcgctctctGTCTCTTCGCCTGTTCATTGGTGTTAAAGCTTCCACCCGCAAAATTAGACACAAAGCTCACCtttctgtcttctctttcccgaACTTTGACTTCTAGTTTGCCGCTCAACTCAGCAGCCTTTTCCCTGCCTTTCTCCAACTTggccctcttcttcttagaTATCTGTCCCTTATGAGATTTGTTCTTTTGTGATGTCTGAATGGATCCGGACGGAGTGATCATGGTGGCTGGCAATCGCGGGTTTTTGGCCAGTTTAGAAGGCTGTACCGGCTGAGAAGTATGGGATGTGGAAGGCAAGGCCGACGTTGCTGTTGCTTGTTGCTGGGCTATGTGGTGCAAGTGAGAAAAGGGTTCGTGGGAGAGGCGCGCAGTTGCTTACCTGACATAATCGCTATTGTATCGTGTCTATTGTATGTCAAAGTGCGTTAAATTGCAGAAGATACAAAGGCTACACGACCTCTTATTAGTGCAATACCGTCGTTCGCTGGTGTCGATGCATGACAATAATTTTCATGTTATGTCGGGCATGTCCGCTTTAGATTCCGACGGAAGTAGGTCGCGTAGTTAGGCGAACCGTGAAgcggcgaggaagaagtaaatATCAATTGCGAAACCATATCCTCAGCCTAAAAACAGGCCCGGCTCTGTGCCTATTCACCACCATGCTGATCCCCCTCatcccccttctccttcatgtGGCATCAACGGTTGctgcaacaacaacaaaatgCCTTGTTTCGGGCAATGAGGATAGCATAAACAATGCCTTGGCCCTCGGTGCGTCACTTCGTCTCGTAATGTCCATTTACAACTTGCTAGCTAACGAAAGCCGTTTTGTTATGTTCCATAGGAGGTGAAGGCACAACAGTCACATTATGTCCAGGGTCTGTGCATAGACTTaattcttccatcataTTCACAGCCCCTAGCCAGACTCTCACGACTTTGGGCAATCCCAAAGACCGTAACAGAGCCATGCTCGTggtggatggagaagatgtggCGTCCGCCATTAAGTATGTCACTTCCTTTTATATTGGATTGAGGACTAATAAGCGAATCAGAGCGGATTGCAAACAATGTTCCCATGCGATGATTCGTTCTTTGGTAATAGATGGCAATAGACCACAATTATTGAGAATACCTAAAGGGGATGCTTTGATAGAATTAGGTAATGCAGAGAGTCAAACGGTGAGGGATTGTAAACTTTATGAGCCAAGGTCAGTGCAAACATTCAGTTATAATGTCAGTCGGCACTGATTCTTCGTATCTAGAGGATGGAGTGCGCTCCATTTCAGGGAAGGTGATACGAAGCAATGTAGATACGGCCACATTGTGGATAATGAAATCGTAAGTGTTGTACCTCTTCATACAGGCTTTGTTTACTTATGTTTCCACAGGGACCTTGTGGcgaagaatgggatgaCGCGTATGATGGTATGGACGAGATTAAGCCTCCATGGGGTAACCCTCGTGCAGACGGTATCAGTCTTGCTTGTAAGGATTCCGTCGTTGAACGCAACGTAAGTTTGGCTCGATGCGTTGCATTGCTGTTTTCACGTAAAGCTGAGGCTTGATTAGATTGTATACGACGCGACCGATGGCGCTATCGTTCTATTCGGCTCCGCTGGTTCCACAGTGAAAAACAATCACATATATGCTCGCACCCGTGTCATTCTCGGCGGCATCAATCTTGTGGATTATGAGCCATGGGATGGTGACTACACTAATGTGAAGGTACACCACAATCATCTATATGCCCTGGGCAGATACTTCAAAGTCGGTATCGTCGTTGGCCCCGCTTCCTGGTCAGATGACACAGAGAGTATTGTACACTCAGCCAGTGTCACTGATAACGAATTTTCGGGTGGATACTGGGGATACGGAATAGTAGTAGCTTCGGCTAATGATTTCGAGGTACTGAGAAATAAAGTGATCTGGGACGGAGAACAAGGAGTCGCCAAGTTCAGTGGCGTACCAGGAAGCAGGTGTCCCAAGGCTCCAGAGAACGGAAAACCTACCGCGTTTCTCATTAACCGGGGAAGTGCAAAGGGGACATTCCAAGATGACTTCATTAATGGTGAAGTTCAGCACAGTAAGTCCATCATGTTTGCATGTAACTCTGCAAGCTCAACTAGGGGTTTTAGTCATTTGTTTGAACCCCGATCAGGATCCACCATATAAACCATGGAGATTCAGGGATTCCCCAGAGGCCATCGCGGCCAAGGAAGCAGAGAACCCTGCCGCCAACTCGGCATTTGTAAGATGATTATACTGGTGCCATGATCAGCATTGCTGACTCTTGTCTATAGGACTCTCGCATAGCAGAGGCCCTTGTCAGCTATCAAATGTCGTTGCTTAATTCTATGGATGCAATAACTCAAAAAGTAGAGCACCTTACGAATCCGGTCGTCGACGATGCGCCGCCATTCTTACATGAACATGAACGCGCTGAAGCGGACCAAAGGGCTAGGCAAGAAgcgaggagaaaagaaagggagagtgGGAACAAAGATGTGGATATGTTGAATGTTAAGGTGGAAGAACTTGAAAAGGGCGGTAGAAGGCTGAAAAAAGCTTTGGATGGCTTGAAGAGCGATTTTGAAGGCTTATCGGGGAGACTCAAAAAGAGCGCGGTAAGAAAAGTCAGCCTGTAAACATGGGATTAATCTCTGACAACTTATCAGGATGAAAACAAGCCAATCATTGAAACGATCTTTGTTTCTTCCCAAAATTTACTCCTTGGGGCAACTTCCCAGCAGAACCTCATTAGTCGGTCATTAGACGGTGCTTACTCTGGACCTTCTTTTGCAAATGCCCTAGGTGGAATGGCAGGGCTTGCGGTCATCATCGTAACTGCAAGACGATTAAGGAAATGGTGGATAATGAAACAGAAGACTAAGAGCAACAAATGGTCATAATAGAGGACTGAGTAGAACCCAAATTTAGATGCAATTATATATGATGTCTGCCTCGGGAAGTAAATGGAATTGACCTATGAGGTATATCACTCTACTCCGAAGGAGTCTAAAGGAATTCCCACGCCAAAAGTCTTGCTCCTAAACTTGTTATAAGAGGTTTAGGACCCCGTACTGCAAGTCCTTAGTAGAAGACCTATTTCACCACTCGCAAACTACATACATTCCTCAAAACAAAGACGTATGGAATTTTGAACCCATGCAAATTGACATCAACCCAGACAGCTTAATAAAATCTagcaagaaaagaaaataaaTGATCGAAATCGTCACTTATACAAGACCGGAACTCAAATTACACTGAGAGAACTTTATCTATAGAGGGTAATGAAGCGGAGTTGGAATGATgactttcccatcctctcgGACAAGAAATATAGGCTTTTTTCTGTCTGACTTTGTTGACGGTTCAGGTTCAGATGCCACCATCACTTCAGCGCTGCGCGGCACTCTCAGCACTATAGCTCAGGCAGAGGGATGACCGCAGACTCACCATCTGACTTCATTATGCCGTGCCGGTTCGTCTCCATAGTACATTACATGTTTCGCACGCCCATCAACATTCTTGGCAAAATGTTTTCCATATCTGGAATATAGTTTTGGTCAGCTCGTGATCTTGCATGCATGAAACAATTAAATCTGAATTACATGGTCACAAGGGGCATATTCACTGTTGACGTGTACTGATGCGCGTACTTGGAAGGCACTTCCGAGCTGAGATTTGCAGGCAAAAGACGATTAGCTACAGGGAAAGGTGCCACAGGTTCAAATTGTTCAAAGTTTGAAATAGGAGGCGTGAAGAAGGTGTATGATGCTTGTTCAACGCTGATTATACTCCTGTGTGTGATATTTTAGTCAGCACGCGGTCCATGCCGGCAAACCCATAGGAACTCACCAAACGCAGCTGTCACCAACATCCATGGTCCAAAACATCCTTTGAGGTTGCATTGGCTGTTCCGCACTTGACATGGCCGATGAAAGACTTGGCATGTACTCGTAAGAGTTGGATCCTGTCGAATCTGTAGATAATCTTTTCCTATGTAATGGTCTCGACAAAGGCCCTTTACCCATGGATGATGTTCTTTGTCGTCTGATTGGCCCACCATCCGTTGATGGAAGGCCGGTTTCAACGCTACCTGGGGACAACAAAGGGTGGTTGTGACCGGATGACCTTTGAGACTGATAGTTGAAATAGTCTAgagacgatgaagaactAACTGGGCTGGAGGGGGTAGAAGGAAGATTCATGTTATTGGTGTGAGGTGTCATGGGTAGAACACCGAATCTTTGCTGAGGAGTATTGGGTAAGCTGTTCGGTCTGGAACCCGGCTTACTACCCGGAGGAGCTTGCAAGACGGCCCACTTCCTTTCAGCCTTGATGGCATGCTCCCGTACCTCGTCTTGGTAGCACGACAACCAGGATCCCCCATATTTACTCTCCCGCTGAAGGCGATTCATAGTATCCGGACTGTAGATCTCGAATGCTACCTTTTGCAGCTGAGAGACTAAGTCGCTGGCAAGTTCACCTGGTGGCATAGCAGGTACTTCATGGACATGTCCATCCATTCCCACTGCATCCGAATCAGTCTCAATCCTTCGAACCACAAGGGTAGGAGAGATAACGCCCGTTCGAAGTGACTGAAGGACGATCGTCGAATTATAGCGGATAGAATGAGAGATCGTGTTGAGAGGAATGATGTTTGAAGGGGGGCGGGGCCAATC
Above is a window of Cryptococcus tetragattii IND107 chromosome 1, whole genome shotgun sequence DNA encoding:
- a CDS encoding 40S ribosomal protein eS17; translation: MPTRPGDLPTGRLDAGSRWLRESFIMGRVRTKTVKRSSRILIERYYPRLTLDFHSNKRILDEVATVPSKRLRNKIAGFTTHLMKRIQKGPVRGISFRLQEEERERKDQYVPEVSALAASEESPLEVDAETKDLLKSLGMDDLSVNVINVTANAPRERKSRFVPGAGRA